A single window of Streptomyces sp. NBC_00464 DNA harbors:
- a CDS encoding MFS transporter, which produces MTEPPEASAAAAQPAPGDHTGSSGEAVAPPPSGGSARSGAAVPRSVTARATAAGVIVSLLLIVAIVLGSRFLENFDSALLPYAVATVFLAFGVAYRYTVWVSAPGARRLFKKGWGSLFSVENFRKAPTALPKMIATYLGFQKFLGARSHARWAAHQLIFWGCILASLITFPLTWGWFTFTSDTGSGPGYEMRIWGFKIIGFDSLDILGWLMFHGLDIAAVLVIPGASYFLWRRMKDRGAITGQRFGYDLVPLIALIVISVTGLLLTFSSIFLHGGGYEFLAILHMVSVVFTLIYIPFGKFFHIVQRPAAVGMQLFKYTGRQDQEVFNCRRCEEPIDTAPYVENLRGTMRDLSLDFDQWAEYCPRCKRVLRGSAYLSQVKKGFK; this is translated from the coding sequence GTGACCGAGCCACCAGAAGCCTCTGCCGCAGCCGCGCAGCCCGCCCCCGGTGACCACACCGGTTCCTCCGGCGAGGCCGTCGCCCCGCCGCCCTCCGGCGGGTCCGCCCGCTCCGGCGCCGCCGTCCCCCGGTCCGTCACCGCCCGCGCGACCGCGGCCGGCGTGATCGTCTCCCTCCTGCTGATCGTGGCCATCGTGCTCGGCAGCAGGTTCCTGGAGAACTTCGACTCCGCGCTGCTGCCGTACGCCGTGGCCACGGTCTTCCTCGCCTTCGGTGTCGCCTACCGCTACACGGTCTGGGTCTCCGCCCCCGGCGCCCGACGGCTGTTCAAGAAGGGCTGGGGGAGCCTCTTCTCGGTCGAGAACTTCCGTAAGGCACCCACCGCCCTGCCGAAGATGATCGCCACCTACCTCGGCTTCCAGAAGTTCCTCGGCGCCCGCTCCCACGCCCGCTGGGCCGCCCACCAGCTGATCTTCTGGGGCTGCATCCTCGCCTCGCTGATCACCTTCCCGCTGACCTGGGGCTGGTTCACCTTTACCTCGGACACCGGATCCGGACCCGGCTACGAGATGCGTATCTGGGGCTTCAAGATCATCGGCTTCGACTCCCTGGACATCCTCGGCTGGCTGATGTTCCACGGCCTCGACATCGCCGCCGTCCTCGTCATCCCCGGCGCCTCCTACTTCCTGTGGCGCCGGATGAAGGACCGCGGCGCCATCACCGGCCAGCGCTTCGGCTACGACCTGGTGCCGCTCATCGCGCTGATCGTCATCTCCGTGACGGGCCTGCTCCTCACCTTCTCGTCGATCTTCCTGCACGGCGGGGGATACGAGTTCCTGGCGATCCTCCACATGGTCTCGGTGGTCTTCACCCTCATCTACATCCCGTTCGGGAAGTTCTTCCATATCGTCCAGCGCCCCGCCGCCGTCGGTATGCAGCTGTTCAAGTACACCGGCCGGCAGGACCAGGAGGTCTTCAACTGCCGGCGCTGCGAGGAACCCATCGACACCGCCCCGTACGTCGAGAACCTCCGCGGCACCATGCGCGACCTCAGCCTCGACTTCGACCAGTGGGCCGAGTACTGCCCGCGCTGCAAGCGGGTGCTGCGCGGCAGCGCCTATCTCTCCCAGGTGAAGAAGGGCTTCAAGTGA